In Campylobacter showae, the genomic stretch CCGAAGGTCGAGGATAAAATTTTGGCTCTTGCGGAGGTGAGATTCCGCGAGGAAAAAGGCGGCATGCGGGTCTATATCGTGCCGCACGCGAGCTCCCGCTTGATATCTTCTAGCGAGTCTCTTTACGGCGCATCCGCCGTGCCGTTTAGCAAAAACGGCGGTGCAGCCAAACGCCACGCCATCGTGATAGATCAAAATTTAAACGAATTTAAAAAGCAAGCAAATGCGGGGATAAATTTTGCCCCGATATTTGAGCAGATGACCGCACCTAGCATCGGACCGCTAGATCTAAACAAGGCCCCTATAGAAAGCGGCGACAGCAACGATATAAACATGTACCTGGATGTGAAAAAAAGCTATGAGGCCAAGCGCTACGACGAGACGATAAGCACGACGCAGACGGCGCTACGCCGATATCCAAATAGCATTTTCGCCAGCGAGTTTTTGCTCTATAGACTGCGCGCCTTGGATAAAATTTTAGACTCGCAAAATAGCTTTGATGGGCTTGGTGCAGCAGATGTAGCAAGCGAGGGGCGCGCGTGGATGCGCAGGTTCGTATCGGACGAAAACTACCCCGAGGTGCTCTATCTCGTGACCAAAGCCTACCTCAGGCAGGAGCTCGTTAGCGACGCGAACTACACGCTAGATATCCTTAAAAGCGAGCATCCAAACTCAAATTTCACCAAGCTAGCCGAGCTTGAGTTTGCCGATAAGCTCTACGCCTCCGGTAGGCAGGACGAGGCCGTGAGGATGTACGAGGACGTGCTGTACTCGGCGCAGACGCTAGACGTAGCTAGCCGCGCGGCTCTTAGCCTCGTGCAAGGTAGCATCGACAAGGCCAAATTTGACCGCGCCAAGGACTTTATGCTTAAGATTTTAAACAGAAATCAAGAGTACCTACTAAACGACGCATCCAAGCTAATGGCGCTGGCGGGGGTATTTCACGAGAAAAAGATGGACGATATCGCCGCGAGAATTTATGAAATTTTACTCGCTAGATTAGACAAAAACGATGATGACTACGAAACCGTGCTAAAAAATCTAGGCATCGCTCTAGCGGGCACTCCCGATACGCAAAAAGCATACGAATACCTAAAAAGATACCAAAACGAGTTTGCGGACGGGCAGTATACCGCCGCCGTACAAAATGCGCTAGATAAGCTATTTTTTGCAAGAAACGACGAGAATAACGCGACAAAGTTACACGAGCACTACGACGCGCTTATAGATAAATACGGCAAAACGGACGTCGGCGCCAAGGCGCTAAAAGAGCAGGTCGCGCTCTATCTAAAAGAGCGTAAATTTGACTCCGTCCTGCGCTATACCCAGGCCGTGCGCGATCTAAACGATACGGACGCAAGCGCCGTTTTAGCTCAGGCTGCGCTAAATTTAGCGAGTGAAGCCATTCGCCAAAACGACTGCGCTATGGCTGTAAATTTGACCGAAAACTACGGCGTAGGCGAGAAAATCGGGGCTAAATTTAAGCTCTTTGACTGCTATATGCGTCTATCGCGCTTCGCCGCCGCGCACGAGCTCGCCTCGCAAAATATCCTTGCGCCCGACATGCTCGACCGCGTGGAGTGGCTCATCAAACTAGCCTCCGTTTTGATAAAAACGGAAAAGTATAACGACGCCTTGCTCGTGGCAGACGAAGCCCTAGCTATCGCGTCTAGGCAGGAGTACGCCGACGTTTCGCCCGTGCTTTTTTATAGATTTGAAGCGCTGATGGGGCTAGGCAGGCTCGCCGACGCCGCCGCGACGATAACGGCTGTCGAGACGCTACGCAAAAACGACTTTAAGGTCATCGAGCTCTACGACCGCATGGCCGAGGCGACGTATGGCGCGAACGACTTTTTAAACGCGTCGGTTTACGCCAAAAAGGCGATCGACCTACAAAAACGCCTACATATCGCCACTTTTAGCCCGAAAATCGACTTTGAGTACATCGGCTCGCTAAGCAAGCTGGATAGGCTGGACGAGGCCTTACAGGCCGCGCAAGAGCTCATAGATACGCGCCTAGATCCCGAAAACAGGCTGCGAGCGCTAGCTCAGATATCGGAAATCTACATCAAACTAAAACGCGAAAGCGAAGCAAAGCCGTATCTACAGGAGTGCGTCGGCTCAAACTTGCAAAGCTCGTGGAAGGCCATCTGCGCCGAGCAGATGAAGCTCGT encodes the following:
- a CDS encoding tetratricopeptide repeat protein, which translates into the protein MRKYFLLFLPILAFSFSLSVNSGAEDGRPYTVINVSDEKGLVCKEEILAYDRKLYFCDLPGGALPKVEDKILALAEVRFREEKGGMRVYIVPHASSRLISSSESLYGASAVPFSKNGGAAKRHAIVIDQNLNEFKKQANAGINFAPIFEQMTAPSIGPLDLNKAPIESGDSNDINMYLDVKKSYEAKRYDETISTTQTALRRYPNSIFASEFLLYRLRALDKILDSQNSFDGLGAADVASEGRAWMRRFVSDENYPEVLYLVTKAYLRQELVSDANYTLDILKSEHPNSNFTKLAELEFADKLYASGRQDEAVRMYEDVLYSAQTLDVASRAALSLVQGSIDKAKFDRAKDFMLKILNRNQEYLLNDASKLMALAGVFHEKKMDDIAARIYEILLARLDKNDDDYETVLKNLGIALAGTPDTQKAYEYLKRYQNEFADGQYTAAVQNALDKLFFARNDENNATKLHEHYDALIDKYGKTDVGAKALKEQVALYLKERKFDSVLRYTQAVRDLNDTDASAVLAQAALNLASEAIRQNDCAMAVNLTENYGVGEKIGAKFKLFDCYMRLSRFAAAHELASQNILAPDMLDRVEWLIKLASVLIKTEKYNDALLVADEALAIASRQEYADVSPVLFYRFEALMGLGRLADAAATITAVETLRKNDFKVIELYDRMAEATYGANDFLNASVYAKKAIDLQKRLHIATFSPKIDFEYIGSLSKLDRLDEALQAAQELIDTRLDPENRLRALAQISEIYIKLKRESEAKPYLQECVGSNLQSSWKAICAEQMKLVE